One window of Apteryx mantelli isolate bAptMan1 chromosome 8, bAptMan1.hap1, whole genome shotgun sequence genomic DNA carries:
- the CRIP2 gene encoding cysteine-rich protein 2 encodes MASKCPKCDKTVYFAEKVSSLGKDWHKFCLKCERCNKTLTPGGHAEHDGKPFCHKPCYATLFGPKGVNIGGAGSYIYEKPQIEGQTAPGPIEHAAKVEERKANAAPPKGPSKASSVTTFTGEPNMCPRCGKRVYFAEKVTSLGKDWHRPCLRCERCSKTLTPGSHAEHDGQPYCHKPCYGILFGPKGVNTGAVGSYIYDKDPEAKNQP; translated from the exons CTGAGAAGGTGTCCTCGCTGGGCAAGGACTGGCACAAGTTCTGCCTCAAGTGTGAGCGCTGCAACAAGACCCTGACGCCCGGCGGGCACGCCGAG CACGACGGGAAGCCCTTCTGCCACAAGCCCTGCTACGCCACGCTCTTCGGGCCCAAAG GGGTGAACATCGGCGGCGCCGGGTCCTACATCTACGAGAAGCCGCAGATCGAGGGGCAGACGGCTCCGGGCCCCATCGAGCACGCCGCGaaggtggaggagaggaaggcGAACGCTGCGCCGCCCAAGGGACCCAGCAAAG CCTCCAGCGTCACCACCTTCACCGGGGAGCCCAACATGTGCCCGCGCTGCGGCAAGAGGGTCTACTTCG CGGAGAAGGTGACCTCGCTGGGGAAGGACTGGCACCGTCCCTGCCTACGCTGCGAGCGCTGCAGCAAGACTCTGACCCCGGGGAGCCACGCGGAG CACGACGGACAGCCGTACTGCCACAAGCCTTGCTACGGGATCCTCTTCGGGCCCAAGG GCGTGAACACCGGCGCCGTGGGCAGCTACATCTACGACAAAGACCCCGAGGCGAAGAACCAGCCCTAG